In Streptomyces chartreusis NRRL 3882, the following are encoded in one genomic region:
- a CDS encoding glycine--tRNA ligase, whose amino-acid sequence MAADKIDTIVSLSKRRGFVFPCSEIYGGQRAAWDYGPLGVELKENLKRQWWRYMVTSREDVVGIDSSVILAPEVWVASGHVATFTDPLTECTSCHKRFRADHLEEAYEEKKGRAPENGLADINCPNCGNKGQFTEPKQFSGLLSTHLGPTQDSGSIAYLRPETAQGIFTNFSQVQTTSRRKPPFGIAQMGKSFRNEITPGNFIFRTREFEQMEMEFFVKPGEDEKWQEYWMEQRWNWYTGLGLREENMRWYEHPKEKLSHYSKRTADIEYRFQFGGSEWGELEGVANRTDFDLGAHSKASGQDLTYFDQEAGERWTPYVIEPAAGVGRAMLAFLLDAYVEDEAPNAKGKMEKRTVLRLDPRLAPVKVAVLPLSRNPELSPKAKGLAQALRQNWNIEFDDAGAIGRRYRRQDEIGTPFCVTVDFDTLEDNAVTVRERDSMKQERVSLDQIEGYLAARLVGC is encoded by the coding sequence GTGGCCGCCGACAAGATCGACACCATCGTCAGCCTGAGCAAGCGCCGTGGCTTCGTATTCCCCTGTAGTGAGATCTACGGCGGTCAGCGCGCCGCTTGGGACTACGGCCCCCTGGGTGTCGAGCTCAAGGAGAACCTCAAGCGCCAGTGGTGGCGCTACATGGTGACGTCGCGCGAGGACGTCGTGGGCATCGACTCGTCCGTGATCCTGGCCCCCGAGGTCTGGGTCGCCTCCGGCCACGTCGCCACCTTCACGGACCCGCTGACCGAGTGCACCTCCTGCCACAAGCGGTTCCGCGCGGACCACCTGGAGGAGGCGTACGAGGAGAAGAAGGGCCGCGCCCCCGAGAACGGCCTCGCCGACATCAACTGCCCCAACTGCGGCAACAAGGGCCAGTTCACCGAGCCCAAGCAGTTCTCGGGCCTGCTGTCCACGCACCTCGGCCCGACCCAGGACTCCGGCTCCATCGCCTACCTGCGGCCCGAGACCGCGCAGGGCATCTTCACCAACTTCTCCCAGGTGCAGACCACCTCCCGCCGCAAGCCGCCGTTCGGCATCGCCCAGATGGGCAAGTCGTTCCGCAACGAGATCACGCCGGGCAACTTCATCTTCCGCACCCGCGAGTTCGAGCAGATGGAGATGGAGTTCTTCGTCAAGCCGGGCGAGGACGAGAAGTGGCAGGAGTACTGGATGGAGCAGCGCTGGAACTGGTACACCGGTCTCGGCCTGCGTGAAGAGAACATGCGGTGGTACGAGCACCCGAAGGAGAAGCTCTCCCACTACTCCAAGCGCACCGCCGACATCGAGTACCGCTTCCAGTTCGGCGGCAGCGAGTGGGGCGAGCTGGAGGGCGTCGCCAACCGCACCGACTTCGACCTCGGCGCCCACTCCAAGGCCTCCGGCCAGGACCTCACCTACTTCGACCAGGAGGCCGGTGAGCGCTGGACCCCGTACGTCATCGAGCCCGCGGCCGGTGTCGGCCGCGCGATGCTGGCGTTCCTCCTCGACGCCTACGTCGAGGACGAGGCGCCCAACGCCAAGGGCAAGATGGAGAAGCGCACCGTGCTGCGCCTCGACCCGCGCCTGGCGCCGGTGAAGGTCGCGGTGCTGCCGCTGTCCCGGAACCCGGAGCTGTCCCCGAAGGCCAAGGGCCTCGCCCAGGCGCTGCGCCAGAACTGGAACATCGAGTTCGACGACGCCGGCGCGATCGGCCGCCGCTACCGCCGCCAGGACGAGATCGGCACGCCGTTCTGCGTGACCGTCGACTTCGACACGCTGGAGGACAACGCGGTCACCGTCCGCGAGCGTGACTCGATGAAGCAGGAGCGTGTCTCCCTCGACCAGATCGAGGGCTACCTGGCGGCCCGCCTGGTCGGCTGCTGA
- a CDS encoding LysE family translocator, translated as MSIAFLLTTLVVVATPGTGVVYTLAAALSRGRRASVVAAVGCTLGIVPHLLATVTGVAALLHAGATAFQVLKYAGVAYLLYMAWATVRDKDALVVEERSAPVSARRVIVRGVLINILNPKLTIFFFAFLPQFVSPGEPHAVARMVGLGGVFMLTTFAVFAAYGVLAASVRSHVVGRPRVMAWLRRGFAGSFLALGAKLAFTAR; from the coding sequence ATGAGCATCGCGTTTCTGCTGACCACTCTCGTCGTCGTCGCCACGCCGGGCACCGGAGTCGTCTACACCCTCGCCGCCGCGCTCTCCCGGGGCCGGCGCGCGAGTGTCGTCGCGGCCGTCGGGTGCACGCTCGGGATCGTGCCGCATCTGCTGGCCACGGTCACCGGGGTCGCCGCCCTGCTGCACGCCGGCGCGACCGCCTTCCAGGTGCTGAAGTACGCCGGGGTCGCCTACCTCCTGTACATGGCGTGGGCGACGGTGCGGGACAAGGACGCGCTCGTGGTGGAGGAGCGGTCGGCGCCGGTGTCCGCGCGGCGGGTGATCGTGCGGGGTGTGCTGATCAACATCCTCAACCCGAAGCTGACGATCTTCTTCTTCGCGTTCCTGCCGCAGTTCGTGAGTCCCGGGGAGCCGCACGCGGTGGCGCGGATGGTGGGGCTCGGCGGGGTGTTCATGCTGACGACCTTCGCCGTGTTCGCCGCGTACGGGGTGCTGGCCGCGTCGGTGCGCAGCCATGTGGTCGGGCGGCCCCGGGTGATGGCGTGGCTGCGGCGCGGCTTCGCCGGGTCGTTCCTGGCGCTGGGGGCGAAGCTGGCGTTCACGGCGCGGTAG
- a CDS encoding aldo/keto reductase, producing MTMRTRTLGTTGPQVSALGLGCMGMSALYGEADRAESIATLHAALEAGVTLLDTGDFYGMGHNEMLIGEALRAAPATRREQALVSVKFGALRDPDGGWSGYDGRPAAVKNFAAYSLQRLGVDHIDVYRIARLDPDVPIEETVGAIAELVEKGYVRHIGLSEVGAETIRRAAATAPISDLQIEYSLISRGIEDEILPTTRELGIGITAYGVLSRGLISGHFTADRQLGTGDFRAMSPRFQGDNLRHNLNLVEALRKIAEQKGVSVAQIAIAWVLSRGEDVVPLVGARRRDRLGEALGALDVTLDAADLAAIEEAVPAGAAAGDRYPAAQMAHLES from the coding sequence ATGACGATGCGAACCCGAACCCTCGGAACCACCGGCCCCCAGGTCTCCGCCCTCGGTCTCGGCTGCATGGGCATGTCCGCGCTGTACGGCGAGGCGGACCGGGCCGAGTCCATCGCGACCCTCCACGCGGCGCTCGAAGCGGGCGTCACCCTGCTGGACACCGGCGACTTCTACGGCATGGGCCACAACGAGATGCTGATCGGCGAGGCCCTGCGCGCGGCCCCGGCCACCCGGCGTGAACAGGCCCTGGTCAGCGTGAAGTTCGGCGCCCTGCGCGACCCGGACGGCGGCTGGTCCGGCTACGACGGCCGGCCCGCCGCCGTGAAGAACTTCGCCGCCTACTCCCTCCAGCGGCTCGGCGTCGACCACATCGACGTCTACCGCATCGCCCGCCTCGACCCCGACGTGCCGATCGAGGAGACGGTCGGCGCGATCGCGGAACTGGTCGAGAAGGGCTACGTGCGGCACATCGGCCTCAGCGAGGTCGGCGCCGAGACGATCCGGCGGGCCGCCGCCACCGCGCCGATCTCCGACCTCCAGATCGAGTACTCCCTCATCTCACGCGGCATCGAGGACGAGATCCTCCCCACCACGCGCGAGCTGGGCATCGGCATCACGGCGTACGGCGTGCTCTCCCGGGGCCTGATCTCCGGCCACTTCACCGCCGACCGGCAGCTCGGCACGGGCGACTTCCGGGCGATGTCCCCGCGCTTCCAGGGGGACAACCTCCGGCACAACCTGAACCTCGTCGAGGCGCTGCGGAAGATCGCCGAGCAGAAGGGCGTCAGCGTCGCGCAGATCGCCATCGCCTGGGTGCTCTCGCGCGGTGAGGACGTGGTGCCCCTGGTCGGCGCCCGACGCCGCGACCGGCTCGGCGAGGCCCTGGGAGCGCTGGACGTCACGCTGGACGCGGCCGACCTGGCCGCGATCGAGGAGGCCGTGCCCGCCGGCGCCGCCGCCGGTGACCGCTACCCGGCGGCCCAGATGGCGCACCTCGAGAGCTGA
- a CDS encoding TetR family transcriptional regulator, protein MAPTSETLTAERILEATEEVLRRHGPAKATVVDVARALGVSHGSVYRHFRTKAALREAVTKRWLDRTSVELSGIVAADRDPEARLRDWLTTLFAAKRRKAGDDPELFATYTVLTGENGTVVGEHIADLTAQLTRIVEAGVQSGTFAATTDPGATARALFHATGRFHDPCYAREWEEPGIEADFTAVMDLVVRGLRP, encoded by the coding sequence ATGGCACCGACCAGCGAGACCCTGACCGCCGAGCGCATCCTGGAGGCGACCGAGGAGGTGCTGCGCCGCCACGGCCCGGCCAAGGCCACCGTGGTGGACGTGGCCCGCGCGCTCGGCGTCAGCCACGGCAGCGTCTACCGTCACTTCCGCACCAAGGCGGCGCTGCGCGAGGCCGTCACCAAGCGCTGGCTGGACCGCACCTCCGTGGAGCTGTCCGGGATCGTCGCCGCGGACCGCGACCCGGAGGCCCGGTTGCGGGACTGGCTCACCACGCTGTTCGCCGCGAAGCGCCGCAAGGCGGGCGACGATCCGGAGCTGTTCGCCACGTACACGGTCCTCACCGGCGAGAACGGCACGGTGGTCGGCGAGCACATCGCCGACCTGACCGCTCAGCTGACCCGGATCGTCGAGGCGGGCGTGCAGTCCGGCACCTTCGCCGCCACGACCGACCCCGGGGCGACCGCCCGCGCCCTCTTCCACGCCACGGGCCGCTTCCACGACCCGTGCTACGCCCGGGAGTGGGAAGAACCCGGCATCGAGGCGGACTTCACGGCGGTCATGGACCTCGTGGTCCGGGGGCTGCGGCCCTAG
- a CDS encoding YczE/YyaS/YitT family protein, giving the protein MTGTNDLIHNDGHQGEPPNGKVRHPALVYLAGCLLFSVGAHFFIQSHLGTDPLDVFALGVLEHLPLTIGVCQAAVALVCIGVWAVWNRRRPVLSPFLTFFLCGTLIDIHQWVGLAGHLGLGGYPLMLLGALFCAYASALIIMSGFGIRAIDLVAITARQRWKWPFWCGKGLIEGALLVSGWLLGGPVGIGTVAFLVFVDLLIEPFVRFNRRYLAIPDRGFAVAPALT; this is encoded by the coding sequence ATGACCGGTACGAACGACCTCATACACAACGACGGACACCAGGGCGAACCGCCGAACGGAAAGGTACGGCACCCGGCACTCGTCTACCTGGCCGGCTGTCTGCTCTTCTCGGTGGGTGCCCACTTCTTCATCCAGTCCCATCTGGGGACCGACCCCCTCGACGTGTTCGCGCTGGGAGTCCTCGAACACCTGCCCCTGACGATCGGCGTCTGCCAGGCGGCAGTGGCGCTCGTCTGCATCGGCGTATGGGCCGTGTGGAACAGACGGCGCCCGGTGCTCTCCCCGTTCCTGACCTTCTTCCTCTGCGGCACCCTGATCGACATCCACCAGTGGGTAGGACTCGCCGGACATCTGGGGCTCGGCGGATACCCGCTGATGCTGCTCGGGGCACTGTTCTGCGCGTACGCCTCGGCCCTGATCATCATGAGCGGCTTCGGCATCCGCGCGATCGACCTGGTGGCCATCACCGCACGGCAGCGGTGGAAGTGGCCCTTCTGGTGCGGGAAGGGCCTGATCGAGGGCGCCCTTCTGGTGTCCGGGTGGCTGCTGGGCGGCCCGGTCGGCATCGGCACGGTGGCGTTCCTGGTCTTCGTCGACCTGCTCATCGAGCCGTTCGTCCGGTTCAACCGGCGCTATCTGGCCATCCCCGACCGCGGATTCGCCGTGGCGCCCGCGCTGACCTGA
- a CDS encoding GNAT family N-acetyltransferase produces MAIVDLILRPGTADDAAECGRICYEAFAGIAEEHAFPPDFPSPDVGVAVIEGALTHPGFYSVVAELDGRIVGSNFLDERSTVVGVGPITVDPGVQNAGVGRRLMRDVMERADERGAPGIRLLQSGYHNRSFSLYMSLGFVHRATMACVQGPPIGREMPGYTVREATDADLGACNEVCRQVHGVDRGGEVADGLKQGTARVVERAGRVTGYATDLAFFAHAVGETTPDLQALIAAAPQFAGPGILVPTSDSVLLRWCLANGLKIVQLMSLMTIGLYNQPDGAYLPSILY; encoded by the coding sequence ATGGCGATCGTGGATCTCATACTGCGCCCGGGCACCGCGGACGATGCCGCGGAGTGCGGAAGGATCTGCTACGAGGCCTTCGCCGGCATCGCCGAGGAGCACGCTTTCCCACCCGACTTCCCGAGCCCCGACGTGGGGGTCGCGGTGATCGAGGGAGCCCTGACGCATCCGGGCTTCTACAGTGTCGTCGCCGAGCTCGACGGGCGGATCGTGGGCAGCAACTTCCTCGACGAACGCTCGACCGTCGTCGGGGTCGGGCCCATCACCGTCGACCCCGGCGTGCAGAACGCGGGCGTGGGCCGCCGCCTGATGCGGGACGTGATGGAGCGGGCCGACGAACGCGGGGCGCCGGGCATCCGGCTGTTGCAGAGCGGCTACCACAACAGGTCGTTCTCGCTGTACATGAGCCTGGGCTTCGTCCACCGGGCCACGATGGCCTGCGTGCAGGGCCCGCCGATCGGGCGTGAGATGCCCGGCTACACGGTGCGGGAGGCCACGGACGCGGACCTCGGCGCCTGCAACGAGGTGTGCCGGCAGGTCCACGGCGTCGACCGTGGTGGCGAGGTCGCCGACGGGCTCAAACAGGGCACCGCCCGGGTCGTCGAGCGCGCGGGACGCGTCACCGGGTACGCCACCGACCTCGCCTTCTTCGCGCACGCCGTCGGCGAGACGACCCCGGACCTCCAGGCCCTGATCGCCGCCGCCCCGCAGTTCGCCGGCCCGGGCATCCTCGTCCCCACGAGCGACAGCGTGCTGCTGAGGTGGTGCCTGGCCAACGGCCTCAAGATCGTGCAGCTGATGAGCCTGATGACCATCGGCCTGTACAACCAGCCCGACGGGGCGTACCTGCCCTCGATCCTCTACTAG
- a CDS encoding MFS transporter has translation MTTESLTSRPVRSPAAPAPVLGGLGLFTVLLAAALPLIDFFIVNVALPTIGADLAASESVLELVVAGYGVSYAVLLVLGGRLGDLFGRRRLFLVGMAAFGLTSLACGLAPGAWSLVAARVAQGASAAAMLPQVLATIQATTTGPRRAKAMGLYGATAGLSMVAGQILGGVLVAADIAGTGWRSVFLVNVPVVLAGLVLAVRAVPETRSTRPEPVDVPGTVLLAASLLTLLVPLTEGRAAGWPLWTWLSLAAFPFAAAAFYVVERRADREGRTPLVPPSLFALTSLRRGLLLVLPFSIGFSGFMFVIAVALQQGAGLDPVAAGLALAPLAVVFFVFSLLGPRLVARYGTRVVTAGAALQGLGLALMALAAWRFWPHLGFVELLPGAAVAGAGQALQLPVVYRVILSEVPAARAGVGSGVMITTQQSALALGVATLGTLFLSLVPGMGMRDALVTTLLVQLGGVVLTGALSLRLPRTIV, from the coding sequence GTGACCACGGAATCCCTCACCTCACGTCCCGTCCGCTCCCCCGCCGCTCCGGCTCCCGTGCTCGGCGGGCTCGGACTGTTCACAGTGCTGCTGGCCGCGGCACTGCCGCTCATCGACTTCTTCATCGTGAACGTCGCCCTGCCCACCATCGGCGCCGACCTCGCCGCGAGCGAGTCGGTCCTCGAACTCGTCGTCGCCGGGTACGGGGTGTCGTACGCCGTGCTGCTGGTCCTCGGCGGACGGCTCGGTGACCTGTTCGGCCGGCGGCGGCTGTTCCTCGTCGGCATGGCGGCCTTCGGGCTGACCTCGCTGGCGTGCGGACTGGCGCCCGGCGCCTGGTCGCTGGTCGCGGCCCGGGTCGCGCAGGGCGCGTCGGCCGCCGCGATGCTGCCGCAGGTGCTGGCCACCATCCAGGCGACCACGACGGGCCCGCGGCGGGCGAAGGCCATGGGCCTGTACGGCGCCACCGCGGGGCTGTCCATGGTGGCCGGGCAGATCCTCGGCGGGGTCCTGGTGGCCGCCGACATCGCGGGGACCGGCTGGCGCTCGGTGTTCCTCGTCAACGTGCCGGTCGTCCTCGCCGGGCTGGTCCTGGCCGTCCGCGCGGTCCCCGAGACCCGGTCCACGCGGCCGGAGCCGGTCGACGTCCCGGGCACGGTCCTCCTGGCGGCCTCGCTCCTGACGCTGCTGGTGCCGCTCACCGAGGGCCGGGCGGCGGGCTGGCCGCTGTGGACATGGCTGTCGCTGGCGGCGTTCCCGTTCGCGGCGGCGGCGTTCTACGTGGTCGAGCGGCGGGCCGACCGCGAGGGCCGTACGCCGCTGGTCCCGCCGAGCCTGTTCGCGCTCACCTCCCTGCGCCGCGGACTGCTGCTGGTGCTGCCCTTCTCCATCGGCTTCAGCGGCTTCATGTTCGTGATCGCCGTGGCGCTGCAGCAGGGCGCCGGGCTCGACCCGGTCGCCGCGGGCCTGGCGCTCGCGCCGCTGGCGGTGGTGTTCTTCGTCTTCTCGCTGCTGGGCCCGCGGCTGGTCGCCCGGTACGGCACGCGGGTGGTGACGGCGGGCGCCGCGCTCCAGGGTCTGGGCCTGGCGCTGATGGCACTGGCCGCCTGGCGCTTCTGGCCGCACCTCGGCTTCGTCGAGCTGCTCCCGGGGGCGGCGGTCGCCGGCGCGGGCCAGGCGCTGCAACTCCCCGTCGTCTACCGGGTCATCCTCTCCGAGGTGCCGGCCGCCCGCGCCGGTGTCGGCAGCGGAGTGATGATCACCACTCAGCAGTCGGCACTGGCACTCGGGGTGGCGACCCTGGGCACGCTGTTCCTGTCCCTGGTCCCGGGGATGGGCATGCGGGACGCCCTGGTCACGACGTTGCTGGTGCAGCTCGGCGGAGTGGTGCTGACCGGCGCGCTGAGTCTCCGGCTGCCGCGCACGATCGTTTGA
- a CDS encoding helix-turn-helix domain-containing protein, which yields MTTMAQETAAHPPEASGDADVRRHELAAFLRSRRERIAPEQVGLPRGRRRRTPGLRREEVAQLSAVGVTWYTWLEQARDIQVSVQVLDALARALLLDPSERAHLFRLAGAADPTPATTCPSVTPAMRAVLEQVEPFPACLQNSRYDILAHNRTYGLLLCDLDAVPPEDRNCMVLSYTHAEWQSSIVHLEETQRLMAARFRAAMAGHLAEPAWTMLLKRLRTESPAFRTAWDRHEVVAHRTKRKEFRNRHVGRITVDHTDFWLTPGTGPRIVTYVPADQDSRERLERLQAMALSRESDLQGRGEPHDQPRLTRS from the coding sequence ATGACGACCATGGCACAGGAGACAGCGGCCCATCCGCCCGAGGCGTCCGGCGACGCGGACGTCCGGCGGCACGAGCTGGCGGCGTTCCTGCGCAGCCGCCGGGAGCGGATCGCCCCCGAGCAGGTCGGCCTGCCCCGCGGCCGCCGGCGCCGTACGCCGGGTCTGCGCCGCGAGGAGGTCGCCCAGCTCTCCGCCGTGGGCGTCACCTGGTACACGTGGCTGGAGCAGGCCCGGGACATCCAGGTCTCCGTGCAGGTCCTCGACGCGCTGGCCCGCGCGCTGCTGCTCGACCCGAGCGAGCGCGCCCACCTCTTCCGGCTGGCCGGGGCCGCCGACCCGACGCCGGCGACCACGTGCCCGTCGGTCACGCCTGCGATGCGGGCGGTGCTGGAGCAGGTCGAGCCGTTCCCGGCGTGCCTCCAGAACAGCCGGTACGACATCCTCGCCCACAACCGCACGTACGGGCTGCTGCTGTGCGACCTGGACGCGGTGCCGCCCGAGGACCGCAACTGCATGGTCCTTTCCTACACGCACGCCGAGTGGCAGTCGTCGATCGTGCACCTGGAGGAGACGCAGCGGCTGATGGCCGCGCGCTTCCGGGCCGCGATGGCCGGTCATCTCGCCGAGCCCGCCTGGACGATGCTCCTGAAGCGACTGCGCACGGAGTCGCCCGCCTTCCGCACGGCCTGGGACCGCCACGAGGTCGTCGCCCACCGCACCAAACGCAAGGAGTTCCGCAACCGCCACGTCGGCCGCATCACCGTCGACCACACGGACTTCTGGCTGACACCGGGGACGGGCCCGCGGATCGTCACCTACGTCCCGGCCGACCAGGACTCGCGAGAGCGCCTGGAGAGGCTGCAAGCCATGGCGCTGAGCAGAGAATCCGACCTTCAGGGGCGCGGGGAACCGCACGACCAGCCACGACTCACCCGCAGCTAG
- a CDS encoding MFS transporter — MPELSPRRRMLVLAICCMSLLIVSLDNTVLNVALPSMQQDLHASTSGLQWTIDAYTLVLASLLMLAGSTADRIGRKRVFMAGLIVFTLGSVLCSLAPNLQALVAFRMVQAVGGSMLNPVAMSIITNTFTDPRERARAIGAWGAVVGISMAAGPLVGGLLVESVGWRSIFWINLPVGLAALLLTLRFVPESRAPRARRPDPVGQLLVIALFGTLTYAIIEAPSTPFASIAPAAVVALAALIGLLWYEPRRAQPLIDLRFFRSAPFSGATVIAVSAFAALGGFLFLSTLYLQNVRGLNALEAGLWMLPMAAPTFLCAPLSGRLVGSRGPRLPLLVAGCAMTVSGLLFAAFEAETSDTTLFAGYVLFGIGFGFVNAPITNTAVSGMPRAQAGVAAAVASTSRQLGQTLGVAVVGAVLASGVGASSYREVFVPAARPGWWIIAACGLAVLVLGAVSSGRWARGTAERTAERLEAAEVRDVVAAAERA, encoded by the coding sequence ATGCCCGAGCTCAGCCCCCGCCGCCGCATGCTGGTGCTCGCGATCTGCTGCATGAGCCTGCTGATCGTGAGCCTGGACAACACGGTCCTGAACGTGGCCCTGCCGTCGATGCAGCAGGACCTGCACGCGAGTACGTCGGGCCTGCAGTGGACCATCGACGCGTACACCCTGGTCCTGGCCTCGCTGCTGATGCTCGCGGGCTCCACGGCCGACCGGATCGGCCGCAAGCGCGTCTTCATGGCGGGCCTGATCGTCTTCACCCTCGGCTCGGTGCTGTGCTCCCTCGCGCCGAACCTTCAGGCGCTGGTCGCCTTCCGGATGGTGCAGGCGGTGGGCGGCTCGATGCTGAACCCGGTCGCCATGTCGATCATCACCAACACCTTCACCGACCCGCGCGAGCGGGCCCGCGCGATCGGCGCGTGGGGCGCGGTCGTCGGCATCTCGATGGCCGCCGGCCCGCTGGTCGGGGGGCTCCTGGTCGAGTCGGTCGGCTGGCGCTCGATCTTCTGGATCAACCTGCCCGTCGGGCTCGCCGCCCTCCTGCTCACCCTGCGCTTCGTCCCCGAGTCCCGCGCACCGAGGGCCCGCCGCCCGGACCCGGTCGGGCAGCTCCTGGTGATCGCGCTGTTCGGCACGCTCACGTACGCGATCATCGAGGCGCCGAGCACGCCGTTCGCCTCCATCGCCCCGGCGGCCGTCGTCGCCCTGGCCGCGCTGATCGGCCTGCTGTGGTACGAACCACGGCGCGCGCAGCCGCTGATCGACCTGCGCTTCTTCCGCTCGGCGCCGTTCAGCGGGGCGACGGTGATCGCGGTCAGCGCGTTCGCCGCGCTCGGCGGCTTCCTGTTCCTGTCCACGCTGTACCTGCAGAACGTCCGCGGTCTGAACGCCCTGGAGGCGGGCCTGTGGATGCTGCCGATGGCGGCCCCGACGTTCCTGTGCGCCCCGCTCTCCGGCCGCCTGGTCGGCAGCCGGGGCCCGCGTCTGCCGCTGTTGGTCGCGGGCTGCGCGATGACGGTCAGCGGCCTGCTCTTCGCCGCGTTCGAGGCCGAGACCTCCGACACCACCCTCTTCGCTGGGTACGTCCTGTTCGGCATCGGCTTCGGTTTCGTCAACGCGCCGATCACCAACACGGCGGTCTCCGGCATGCCACGCGCCCAGGCGGGCGTCGCCGCGGCCGTCGCCTCCACGAGCCGCCAGCTCGGCCAGACGCTCGGCGTCGCGGTGGTGGGCGCGGTGCTCGCCTCCGGCGTGGGCGCGTCCTCGTACCGCGAGGTGTTCGTGCCGGCCGCGCGGCCGGGCTGGTGGATCATCGCGGCGTGCGGTCTCGCGGTGCTGGTGCTGGGGGCGGTGAGCAGTGGGCGCTGGGCTCGGGGGACTGCCGAGCGGACGGCTGAAAGGCTGGAGGCGGCGGAGGTGCGGGATGTGGTGGCAGCCGCGGAGCGTGCCTAG
- the dusB gene encoding tRNA dihydrouridine synthase DusB, translated as MSTPLRIGPHTVQPPVVLAPMAGITNAPFRTLCREFSGGKGLFVSEMITTRALVERNEKTMQLIHFDASERPRSIQLYGVDPATVGKAVRMIAEEDLADHIDLNFGCPVPKVTRKGGGSALPYKRHLLRAILREAVSGAGELPVTMKMRKGIDDDHITYLDAGRIAVEEGVTAIALHGRTAAQHYGGTADWDAIARLKEHVPEIPVLGNGDIWSAEDALRMVRETGCDGVVVGRGCLGRPWLFADLVAAFEGREDYRRPTLREVADVMVRHATLLGEWIGDESRGVIDFRKHVAWYLKGFAVGSEMRKRLAITSSLEELRAGLDELDLDQPWPVGADGPRGRTSGNNRVVLPDGWLKDPYDCAGISEDAELDTSGG; from the coding sequence ATGTCCACGCCCCTCCGGATCGGCCCGCACACCGTCCAGCCGCCCGTCGTCCTGGCTCCCATGGCCGGGATCACCAACGCGCCCTTCCGCACCCTGTGCAGAGAGTTCAGCGGCGGCAAGGGCCTGTTCGTCAGCGAGATGATCACCACCAGGGCGCTGGTCGAGCGCAACGAGAAGACGATGCAGCTCATTCACTTCGACGCGAGTGAGCGCCCCCGGTCCATCCAGCTGTACGGAGTGGACCCGGCGACCGTCGGCAAGGCCGTCCGCATGATCGCGGAGGAGGACCTCGCCGACCACATCGACCTGAACTTCGGCTGCCCGGTGCCCAAGGTGACCCGGAAGGGCGGCGGGTCCGCGCTCCCGTACAAGCGGCATCTGCTGCGTGCCATCCTGCGCGAGGCGGTCAGCGGCGCCGGCGAGCTGCCCGTGACGATGAAGATGCGCAAGGGCATCGACGACGACCACATCACCTACCTCGACGCGGGCCGGATCGCCGTCGAGGAGGGCGTCACCGCCATCGCCCTGCACGGCCGCACGGCCGCCCAGCACTACGGCGGCACCGCCGACTGGGACGCCATCGCCCGCCTGAAGGAGCACGTGCCGGAGATCCCCGTGCTCGGCAACGGCGACATCTGGTCGGCCGAGGACGCCCTGCGGATGGTCCGGGAGACCGGCTGCGACGGAGTGGTCGTGGGGCGCGGATGTCTCGGGCGGCCCTGGCTGTTCGCGGACCTGGTGGCCGCCTTCGAGGGCCGTGAGGACTACCGCAGGCCCACCCTCCGGGAAGTCGCCGACGTCATGGTCCGGCACGCCACGCTGCTCGGCGAGTGGATCGGGGACGAGTCGCGGGGCGTGATCGACTTCCGCAAGCACGTCGCCTGGTACCTGAAGGGCTTCGCGGTCGGCTCCGAGATGCGCAAGCGGCTCGCGATCACCTCGTCGCTCGAAGAGCTGCGGGCCGGTCTCGACGAGCTGGACCTCGACCAGCCCTGGCCCGTCGGCGCCGACGGGCCCCGGGGCCGTACGTCCGGCAACAACCGGGTGGTGCTGCCGGACGGCTGGCTCAAGGACCCGTACGACTGCGCGGGCATCAGCGAGGACGCGGAGCTGGACACCTCCGGCGGCTGA